A genomic region of Trifolium pratense cultivar HEN17-A07 linkage group LG3, ARS_RC_1.1, whole genome shotgun sequence contains the following coding sequences:
- the LOC123917393 gene encoding probable trehalose-phosphate phosphatase J isoform X2 → MTQQNVVVSETKTGINSGGSTITVAQKPPAAPGYIPIPRRRILKNLEINGGQRINTWIDSMRASSPTHVKSTPSLAEEYNSWILRHPSALDMFEQIMDASKGKQIVMFLDYDGTLSPIVDDPDRALMSESMRKTVRQLARCFPTAIVTGRCIDKVYNFVRLAELYYAGSHGMDIKGPTKESKYNKNKKAEEILFQPAREFVPMINEVYEQLVEKTKLTPGARVENHKFCASVHFRCVEEKRWVELAEQVKSVIKEYPKLRLTQGRKVLEIRPAIKWDKGKALEFLLESLGFANCNDVFPVYIGDDRTDEDAFKKLRDRGQGFGILVSKFPKDTTASYSLQEPNEVMDFLQRLVEWKKVSTRSRSRV, encoded by the exons ATGACTCAACAGAATGTGGTAGTGTCTGAGACCAAAACCGGAATCAACAGTGGTGGAAGTACTATTACCGTGGCACAAAAGCCACCAGCAGCACCAGGATACATTCCCATTCCAAGGAGGAGAATTTTGAAGAACCTTGAAATCAATGGTGGACAAAGAATCAATACATGGATTGATTCTATGAGAGCATCTTCTCCAACTCATGTGAAATCGACTCCTTCTTTGGCTGAAGAATACAATTCTTGGATT cTTCGCCATCCATCGGCATTAGACATGTTTGAACAGATTATGGATGCTTCCAAAGGGAAACAGATTGTTATGTTTCTAGACTACGATGGCACTCTATCGCCTATAGTCGATGACCCTGACCGTGCTTTGATGTCTGAATCG ATGAGAAAAACAGTTAGGCAACTTGCAAGATGTTTTCCTACCGCTATTGTTACCGGAAGATGCATAGACAAG GTGTACAATTTTGTTCGTTTGGCTGAACTATATTATGCTGGTAGCCATGGCATGGACATAAAAGGGCCAACAAAAGAGTCCAAATACAACAAA AATAAGAAAGCTGAGGAAATTCTTTTTCAACCTGCCAGAGAATTTGTTCCAATGATAAATGAG GTGTATGAACAACtagttgaaaaaacaaaattgactCCTGGTGCTAGAGTTGAGAATCACAAGTTCTGTGCTTCTGTTCATTTTAGATGTGTTGAGGAAAAG AGATGGGTTGAATTGGCTGAGCAAGTAAAATCAGTGATTAAAGAGTACCCTAAGCTTCGTCTTACACAAGGAAGGAAG GTATTGGAGATTCGTCCCGCAATTAAATGGGACAAGGGCAAGGCCTTAGAATTTTTGTTAGAGTCACTTG GATTTGCCAACTGTAATGATGTTTTTCCTGTTTATATTGGTGATGATAGAACCGATGAAGATGCATTCAAG AAATTAAGAGACAGAGGACAAGGTTTTGGAATTCTAGTGTCTAAATTTCCAAAGGACACTACAGCTTCATACTCCTTACAAGAACCTAATGAG GTTATGGATTTTCTTCAACGTTTGGTGGAATGGAAAAAAGTATCAACAAGATCACGTTCACGGGTGTAG
- the LOC123917393 gene encoding probable trehalose-phosphate phosphatase J isoform X1 — MTQQNVVVSETKTGINSGGSTITVAQKPPAAPGYIPIPRRRILKNLEINGGQRINTWIDSMRASSPTHVKSTPSLAEEYNSWILRHPSALDMFEQIMDASKGKQIVMFLDYDGTLSPIVDDPDRALMSESMRKTVRQLARCFPTAIVTGRCIDKVYNFVRLAELYYAGSHGMDIKGPTKESKYNKNKKAEEILFQPAREFVPMINEVYEQLVEKTKLTPGARVENHKFCASVHFRCVEEKRWVELAEQVKSVIKEYPKLRLTQGRKVGHCSIYFFYNYYYFFFGGGVIFFMVGCDLISSKVIMTGIKNNINKRCLTFNVNCLIQVLEIRPAIKWDKGKALEFLLESLGFANCNDVFPVYIGDDRTDEDAFKKLRDRGQGFGILVSKFPKDTTASYSLQEPNEVMDFLQRLVEWKKVSTRSRSRV; from the exons ATGACTCAACAGAATGTGGTAGTGTCTGAGACCAAAACCGGAATCAACAGTGGTGGAAGTACTATTACCGTGGCACAAAAGCCACCAGCAGCACCAGGATACATTCCCATTCCAAGGAGGAGAATTTTGAAGAACCTTGAAATCAATGGTGGACAAAGAATCAATACATGGATTGATTCTATGAGAGCATCTTCTCCAACTCATGTGAAATCGACTCCTTCTTTGGCTGAAGAATACAATTCTTGGATT cTTCGCCATCCATCGGCATTAGACATGTTTGAACAGATTATGGATGCTTCCAAAGGGAAACAGATTGTTATGTTTCTAGACTACGATGGCACTCTATCGCCTATAGTCGATGACCCTGACCGTGCTTTGATGTCTGAATCG ATGAGAAAAACAGTTAGGCAACTTGCAAGATGTTTTCCTACCGCTATTGTTACCGGAAGATGCATAGACAAG GTGTACAATTTTGTTCGTTTGGCTGAACTATATTATGCTGGTAGCCATGGCATGGACATAAAAGGGCCAACAAAAGAGTCCAAATACAACAAA AATAAGAAAGCTGAGGAAATTCTTTTTCAACCTGCCAGAGAATTTGTTCCAATGATAAATGAG GTGTATGAACAACtagttgaaaaaacaaaattgactCCTGGTGCTAGAGTTGAGAATCACAAGTTCTGTGCTTCTGTTCATTTTAGATGTGTTGAGGAAAAG AGATGGGTTGAATTGGCTGAGCAAGTAAAATCAGTGATTAAAGAGTACCCTAAGCTTCGTCTTACACAAGGAAGGAAGGTGGGTCAttgttctatatattttttttataattattattattttttttttggagggggtgttatattttttatggtgGGGTGTGATTTAATTAGTTCAAAGGTGATTATGACAGGGATTaagaataatataaataaaagatgtCTCACTTTCAATGTCAATTGTTTAATACAGGTATTGGAGATTCGTCCCGCAATTAAATGGGACAAGGGCAAGGCCTTAGAATTTTTGTTAGAGTCACTTG GATTTGCCAACTGTAATGATGTTTTTCCTGTTTATATTGGTGATGATAGAACCGATGAAGATGCATTCAAG AAATTAAGAGACAGAGGACAAGGTTTTGGAATTCTAGTGTCTAAATTTCCAAAGGACACTACAGCTTCATACTCCTTACAAGAACCTAATGAG GTTATGGATTTTCTTCAACGTTTGGTGGAATGGAAAAAAGTATCAACAAGATCACGTTCACGGGTGTAG
- the LOC123914544 gene encoding NDR1/HIN1-like protein 13, which translates to MEGQRAPQNNGTTTSDDIDRVVSPHLPLVPPPSRACHDNMYIVQFPKDQVYRIPPSENALIVERYRNPPPNEKKNQRVCCCSSRLLLTIAIILVTIIAIVGITLATLFIIYNPTGPIFTITNFAAKNVTKPPHYEISMRVKNPNTRLGIIYESSEISMLFDENEVAKGTFPKLLEQGKDSSTQFKVNVTGTSRTLPKKKGNTPMAFELDMNLGVRVAASGIETWIMKSNVVCKFKVNNLGSDSRILSQVCDTHFKQY; encoded by the coding sequence ATGGAAGGGCAGCGGGCTCCACAAAACAACGGCACCACCACCTCCGATGACATTGATCGTGTCGTCTCACCACATTTGCCGTTGGTACCACCACCAAGCCGCGCCTGCCATGACAATATGTACATCGTTCAATTCCCAAAAGATCAAGTCTACCGTATTCCGCCAAGTGAGAATGCATTGATTGTTGAACGTTACCGCAATCCACCACCCAACGAAAAAAAGAATCAACgtgtttgttgttgttcttctcGTTTATTGCTCACAATTGCTATAATCCTTGTTACAATCATTGCCATTGTTGGAATAACATTAGCCACATTGTTCATCATTTACAATCCAACGGGACCGATATTTACAATTACAAATTTTGCGGCGAAAAATGTTACTAAGCCACCACATTATGAAATTTCTATGAGGGTGAAGAATCCAAACACAAGGTTGGGAATTATTTATGAAAGTTCCGAGATTTCCATGCTTTTCGACGAAAATGAGGTTGCCAAGGGAACATTTCCAAAGTTGTTGGAACAAGGTAAAGATTCTTCGACACAATTTAAGGTTAATGTAACGGGTACGAGTAGAACACTCCCGAAGAAAAAGGGGAACACGCCTATGGCATTTGAATTGGATATGAATCTTGGTGTGAGGGTTGCGGCTTCGGGAATCGAGACATGGATTATGAAATCTAATGTTGTTTGTAAGTTTAAGGTTAACAATCTTGGGAGTGATTCACGAATCTTGTCACAAGTATGTGATACACATTTCAAACAATATTGA
- the LOC123916237 gene encoding PLAT domain-containing protein 3-like, which produces MATTTTTTLFIALLFLFSLSFTTTVRSESDNDCVYTVYVRTGSILKGGTDSKIGVKLYDKYGYYIYIKNLVAWGGLMGSGYNYFERSNLDIFSGRGACLDGPVCAVNVTSDGDGAHHGWYCNYVEVTSTGPHVSCSQEQFTVEQWLATDTSPYQLWAVRNLCQYKLDQARPKIGPSVINDRRSGSDFSILNARA; this is translated from the exons ATGGctaccacaacaacaacaacattgttcatcgctcttctctttctcttctccctctcCTTCACCACAACCGTTAGATCC GAATCCGACAATGATTGCGTCTACACAGTCTACGTTCGAACAGGTTCAATCTTAAAAGGAGGAACCGATTCAAAGATCGGAGTCAAACTATACGACAAATACGGTTACTACATCTACATCAAGAATCTCGTTGCATGGGGCGGGTTAATGGGTTCGGGTTATAATTACTTCGAACGTAGTAACCTTGATATCTTTAGCGGAAGAGGAGCTTGTCTAGACGGACCCGTTTGTGCCGTTAATGTTACATCTGACGGTGACGGTGCACATCACGGTTGGTATTGTAATTACGTGGAAGTTACTAGTACTGGGCCCCACGTTTCGTGTTCTCAGGAGCAATTTACTGTGGAACAGTGGCTTGCGACTGATACTAGTCCTTATCAGTTGTGGGCCGTCAGGAATCTTTGTCAGTATAAGTTGGATCAGGCCCGGCCCAAGATCGGCCCATCTGTTATTAACGACAGAAGAAGTGGATCTGATTTTTCTATTTTGAATGCCCGCGCGTGA